A single window of Debaryomyces hansenii CBS767 chromosome F complete sequence DNA harbors:
- a CDS encoding DEHA2F21516p (highly similar to uniprot|P32345 Saccharomyces cerevisiae YDR075W PPH3 Catalytic subunit of protein phosphatase): MLNLDETIEAIKLCKHIPESDVEEICSKAIELLIEEANIQHVDTPVTICGDIHGQLHDLITLFKTGGECPQTQYLFLGDFVDRGFYSLESFLLLLTLKVRYPDKITLIRGNHESRQITTVYGFYDECVRKYGSVNVWRYCCEVFDYLSLGAIVGGKGGVFSIHGGLSPDIDTIDQIRVLDRKQEVPHEGGMCDLLWSDPEYVPGWAISPRGAGFLFGENEVNRFLQVNDISLIARAHQLVMEGYKEMFNQGLVTVWSAPNYCYRCGNIASVLTIDDNLNRNYKVFKAASQDITAIPSKKPPVDYFI, encoded by the exons ATGTTGAACCTAGATGA AACTATCGAGGCGATCAAATTATGCAAACATATACCAGAGTCagatgttgaagaaatctgCTCTAAGGCTATTGAGTTATTAATCGAAGAGGCTAATATTCAGCATGTTGACACACCGGTAACTATATGCGGGGATATACATGGACAGTTGCATGATTTAATAACTTTATTCAAGACTGGTGGAGAATGTCCGCAGACGCAGTACTTATTCTTGGGAGATTTTGTAGATAGAGGGTTCTATTCGTTAGAGAGTtttttattgttgttgACATTGAAAGTGAGATATCCCGATAAGATAACGTTGATTCGAGGGAACCACGAGTCGAGACAGATAACTACCGTGTATGGATTCTATGACGAATGTGTTCGCAAGTATGGTTCTGTGAATGTGTGGCGATACTGTTGCGAAGTGTTTGATTATCTCTCTCTAGGAGCAATCGTAGGAGGCAAAGGAGGTGTGTTCAGTATCCATGGTGGGTTGAGTCCTGATATAGATACAATTGACCAGATAAGGGTACTCGATAGAAAACAAGAGGTACCTCACGAGGGGGGCATGTGTGATTTATTGTGGTCGGATCCAGAATATGTTCCTGGATGGGCAATATCACCACGAGGAGCAGGTTTCCTTTTTGGTGAGAACGAGGTCAATAGGTTCTTGCAGGTGAACGATATCTCTCTCATTGCCAGAGCACACCAATTGGTAATGGAAGGATACAAGGAAATGTTCAACCAAGGCTTGGTAACTGTGTGGTCTGCTCCTAATTACTGTTATAGATGTGGTAACATTGCCCTGGTTCTAACTATAGACGACAACCTAAATCGTAATTACAAAGTATTTAAGGCCGCGTCTCAAGATATAACTGCTATTCCATCTAAGAAGCCCCCGGTGGACTATTTCATATAG
- a CDS encoding DEHA2F21538p (some similarities with uniprot|P28874 Candida albicans KRE1 KRE1 protein precursor) yields the protein MRFIFFILALITAIAAKSSSTTTAETTVWRTGTNSEGVTVTTQAIFTPSFRSTYGDSDTTSMLAGTIGMGSLSGTVGKVRSYSHTTISSGAFSFKTTLSASDRGMGIQSSILIGLLSAFGLYVMFVF from the coding sequence ATGAgattcatattcttcatcttaGCTCTTATTACGGCTATAGCTGCTAAGTCATCATCAACCACAACTGCAGAAACAACTGTTTGGCGTACAGGCACTAACTCCGAAGGGGTTACAGTGACTACTCAAGCCATTTTCACTCCGTCATTCAGATCTACCTACGGTGATTCGGACACTACATCTATGCTTGCTGGTACAATAGGAATGGGGTCGCTCAGTGGTACAGTTGGCAAGGTAAGATCTTATAGCCACACCACTATCTCCTCCGGTGcattttcattcaaaaCTACATTATCTGCTTCTGATAGAGGTATGGGAATCCAAAGTTCAATATTGATAGGGTTACTTTCGGCGTTTGGTTTGTACGTCATGTTTGTATTTTAG
- a CDS encoding DEHA2F21560p (highly similar to CA2588|IPF15098 Candida albicans IPF15098) has product MTSRQRIDSPRDPLLHYGSQNTTSSDTNGSGNVHKNTTFKDRINSIQFASISLENKGSVARDHMANERTFLAWLRTSLSFITIGIGITQLFRLEDKSSKVSINRFIVELDDNSHVITEYGRPLGCLFIILGILTLLFGVSRYFKVQHMLVKNYYPATRLSIIILISLLLAVVISTFVMVIKSFV; this is encoded by the exons ATGACTTCAAGACAACGCATAGATAGTCCTCGCGATCCACTTCTTCACTATGGATCTCAGAACACTACCAGTTCCGATACCAATGGGTCTGGCAATGTGCACAAGAACACTACATTTAAGGACAGAATCAACTCGATCCAATTCGCTTCTATATCCCTCGAGAACAAGGGATCGGTGGCCAGAGACCAT ATGGCAAACGAAAGAACATTCTTAGCATGGCTCCGAACCTCGCTATCGTTCATCACGATCGGCATTGGTATCACCCAATTATTCAGATTGGAGGATAAATCGTCCAAGGTTCTGATTAACCGTTTTATCGTCGAGTTAGACGACAACAGTCATGTAATCACCGAATATGGCAGGCCATTGGGATGTCTTTTCATAATTTTGGGTATACTAACATTGCTCTTCGGAGTGAGTCGTTACTTCAAGGTCCAGCACATGTTAGTAAAGAACTACTACCCGGCTACAAGATTATCGAtcataatattgatatcaCTTCTTCTAGCAGTGGTAATATCGACTTTTGTTATGGTTATAAAGTCATTTGTATAG
- a CDS encoding DEHA2F21626p (weakly similar to CA4599|IPF2200 Candida albicans IPF2200) encodes MSNYTLSRLPDHILHIFKIYERASNNALPYKNTRIKNYLQRTTPEYYNFQRNKLLTVDYEKGKFNPNDFPPIISTLIKPIFEGPLELGGLENMRTEDIFKQHQDKKGSRETEDNIADFTPIISSASRTTKNFTDYQAQIASSFAAYFSPYRSVPQVNSIKNSFQWYQRLLNNTPIIFVLRQTNRLFSEASLSQVNKPLSDFKRAISSLSNSFADESDKSIRNYHFTDLSTVDVFTLANKSQRHFQSDKDFDKLFATANWRTQNNVRDKLSEALLANKSVELTDKSFNPVNVSPHEIISKFPLHKVLKELEYTNVREAFPYDIKYHDYHLLTIENPIIQEDHSELLNILDAYKDSFEIISVRMGLNNQNIADFFSHDVHASDVPTSKSYDELLQIAKSKHDEAGQKKNEISSIDTLMKRLGESGLIRVEEGFAKNCIYLFHKH; translated from the coding sequence ATGTCAAACTATACCCTATCAAGACTTCCAGATCATATCTTgcatattttcaaaatatatgaaaGAGCATCCAATAATGCATTACCTTATAAGAATACCcgaattaaaaattatttgcagAGAACTACACCAGAATATTACAATTTCCAAAGAAATAAGTTGTTAACGGTTGACTACGAAAAAGGTAAATTCAATCCTAATGACTTTCCTCCTATAATAAGTACGCTAATTAAGCCTATATTTGAAGGTCCGCTTGAATTGGGGGGATTGGAGAATATGCGAACCGAAGATATCTTCAAACAACACCAGGATAAGAAGGGCTCTAGAGAAACAGAGGATAATATAGCAGATTTCACGCCTATAATAAGCTCAGCTAGTAGAACTACAAAGAATTTTACTGATTACCAGGCACAAATAGCAAGCTCTTTTGCGGCATATTTCAGTCCGTATCGTTCAGTGCCTCAAGTCAATCTGATCAAAAACTCTTTCCAGTGGTATCAAAGACTACTTAATAATACACccattatttttgttttaaGGCAAACTAATCGTCTTTTCTCGGAAGCATCTCTTTCGCAAGTGAACAAACCGTTAAGTGATTTCAAGAGGGCTATATCGCTGTTGCTGAACAGTTTCGCCGATGAGAGTGATAAGAGTATTCGTAATTATCATTTCACAGACTTGTCGACTGTAGACGTATTTACTTTGGCCAATAAATCACAACGTCATTTTCAATCCGAcaaagattttgataagttATTTGCTACGGCTAATTGGAGAACTCAGAATAATGTTCGTGATAAGCTCAGTGAAGCTTTGTTAGCGAACAAATCGGTAGAATTGACTGACAAATCGTTCAATCCAGTGAATGTGTCACCGCATGAAATCATTAGTAAGTTTCCGTTGCATAAAGTTTTGAAGGAGCTTGAATACACAAACGTAAGAGAGGCATTTCCTTACGACATAAAATATCATGACTATCATTTACTCACAATTGAAAATCCTATAATACAAGAAGATCATTCTGAACTTCTCAACATCCTAGATGCATATAAGgattcatttgaaattatttctgTTAGGATGGGattaaataatcaaaatatcgCTGATTTTTTCTCCCACGATGTCCATGCTAGTGATGTACCTACCTCAAAGTCATACGACGAATTATTacaaattgcaaaatcGAAACACGATGAGGCTGgtcagaagaagaatgaaatatcCAGTATAGACACATTAATGAAAAGATTGGGCGAGTCTGGCTTAATCAGAGTAGAGGAAGGATTTGCCaaaaattgtatatatttatttcataaaCATTAG
- a CDS encoding DEHA2F21472p (similar to CA4239|IPF8174 Candida albicans IPF8174): MSPKREEEESDSLTAVDYIKTRDKLEKEARELMPFDPSECTYGKGELRQPIFACITCSDENNEEIGVCYSCSIQCHSSHELVELFTKRNFVCDCGTTKMSKTIDGGCKLRLKREENERRPSIQKTGYSSTASSKSHDIKMPAEDIPSSSNMYNQNFHGLFCSCEKPYNPLEETGNMIQCYFGFTCGEDWFHDECILGYNPGTIRKQHETKQNETGKNFLHKLSPPGEDAKADIEDKQTTQKTYSVPYFPELEDFDSFVCWKCVKEFRHIFKEIENDKKIILTKLPHFNEVESISDWKEKFEHLVEQDEDAPKTKRIKIDPDHEVLYSVFLQPDFRDRLLELKNTLPQDSKLHEFLCNHDYLYLDDPIYECPEDNDGENSTTGSLYDLGTDALSSMPRDQAIEGLQAYETISSKLKEFFKPFAEQGKVVTEEEVRDFFSEIQKKKDK; this comes from the coding sequence ATGAGTCCCAAACGAGAAGAAGAGGAGTCAGATTCATTGACGGCTGTTGACTACATCAAAACTCGCGATAAATTAGAGAAAGAGGCTAGAGAATTAATGCCTTTCGACCCGAGTGAATGCACGTATGGTAAAGGTGAACTAAGGCAACCAATTTTTGCTTGTATTACGTGTtctgatgaaaataatgaggAAATTGGAGTCTGCTACTCGTGTTCCATTCAGTGTCATTCCTCACACGAACTCGTGGAGCTATTTACGAAACGGAATTTTGTCTGTGACTGTGGTACGACCAAGATGTCAAAAACGATTGATGGCGGATGCAAATTGAGATTGAAAAGAGAAGAGAATGAGCGCAGACCATCAATACAAAAAACAGGGTACTCGAGTACTGCGTCATCCAAGAGTCATGATATAAAAATGCCGGCAGAAGATATACCATCACTGTCAAATATGTAtaaccaaaattttcatGGATTATTCTGTTCCTGTGAGAAACCATACAATCCTCTTGAAGAAACGGGGAACATGATCCAGTGTTACTTTGGTTTTACATGTGGTGAAGACTGGTTTCACGATGAATGTATTTTAGGATACAATCCAGGTACCATACGCAAACAACATGAAACCAAACAAAATGAAACAGGGAAGAACTTTTTGCATAAATTATCTCCTCCAGGAGAGGACGCGAAAGCAGATATAGAAGATAAGCAAACGACCCAAAAGACTTATTCTGTTCCTTACTTCCcagaattagaagattttGACCTGTTCGTTTGTTGGAAATGCGTTAAAGAATTCAGGCATATTTTCAAAGAGATCGAAAACGATAAGAAAATCATTCTCACGAAATTACCCCATTTCAACGAAGTCGAATCCATCTCAGACTGGAAAGAGAAGTTTGAGCATTTAGTTgaacaagatgaagatgcACCAAAAACAAAGAGAATCAAAATCGATCCAGATCATGAAGTTTTATATTCCGTATTTTTACAGCCAGATTTTAGAGACCGATTACTTGAGCTCAAGAACACTCTTCCACAGGATTCTAAACTTCATGAGTTTTTATGTAATcatgattatttatatctaGATGATCCGATCTATGAATGTcctgaagataatgatggGGAGAATTCGACAACTGGATCATTATATGACTTAGGAACTGACGCCCTTCTGTCCATGCCTAGAGATCAGGCTATTGAAGGGCTTCAGGCGTATGAAACGATTAGctcaaaattgaaagaattctttaaaCCATTTGCTGAACAAGGAAAGGTGGTCaccgaagaagaagttagAGATTTCTTTAGTGAGATACAGAAGAAAAAGGATAAATAA
- a CDS encoding DEHA2F21494p (highly similar to uniprot|P29469 Saccharomyces cerevisiae YBL023C MCM2 Protein involved in DNA replication), translating to MSHPSSPPIGESPQLPPSSPAIPFEEGDEEDEIHNDVADLNPSEEEDGEDLMDNMENDYKRSEKQDTYDLGDGNIDDEEYDEMDAATRRRIDSQLNKRDALLGDAMGNRSRRQAFLEDEGDEDNIDDIDEYGLPIQRRRRRQYDEDADEFMGDVEIDPFNEELSLESLTDIKAPSITEWIVQPAVSRSIARELKSFLLEYTDDKGRSVYGARIRTLGEVNAESLEVSYDHLADSKAILALFLATSPTEMLKIFDIVAMEATELHYPNYSQIHQEIHVRISNFPNHLNLRDLRESNLNNLVKISGVVTRRTGVFPQLKYVKFDCLKCGVVLGPFIQDSNTEVKISFCTNCHVKGPFRINSEKTLYRNYQRITLQEAPGTVPAGRLPRHREIVLLWDLVDAAKPGEDIEVTGIYKNNYDGQLNAKNGFPVFATVIEANSIRRKESSVSGDGVINSWTEEDEREFRKLSQERGIIDKIIASMAPSIYGHKDIKTALACSLFGGVPKDVNGKHSIRGDINVLLLGDPGTAKSQILKYAEKTANRAVFATGQGASAVGLTASVRKDPITREWTLEGGALVLADKGTCLIDEFDKMNDQDRTSIHEAMEQQSISISKAGIVTTLQARCAIIAAANPNGGRYNSTLPLSQNVDLTEPILSRFDILCVVRDLVNPESDERLANFVVDSHMRSHPSHAEDLEDDDDDLNQDDDEAMDDEQPENTPTRPTNRKQTRKQKINQLNKERESEISPISQDLLVKYLNYARIKIHPKLHQMDMDKVSRVYADLRRESISTGSFPITVRHLESILRIAESFAKMRLSDFVSQSDLNRAIKVSIDSFVGTQKVTVRRQLQKSFMKYTLPTRRS from the coding sequence ATGTCACATCCTTCTTCGCCGCCAATAGGAGAAAGTCCACAATTACCGCCATCGTCGCCTGCTATTCCATTCGAAGAGGGGGACGAAGAGGACGAAATTCATAATGATGTTGCAGACTTAAATCcatcagaagaagaggatGGTGAAGATTTGATGGATAATATGGAAAATGATTATAAGAGGAGCGAAAAGCAGGATACGTACGATTTAGGAGATggaaatattgatgatgaggaaTACGACGAGATGGATGCAGCCactagaagaagaattgacagtcaattgaataagCGTGATGCATTATTGGGAGATGCTATGGGTAATAGATCGAGACGTCAGGCATTTTTGGAAGATGAAGGTGATGAGGATAATATAGATGATATCGATGAATATGGGTTACCgattcaaagaagaagaagaagacagTACGATGAAGACGCGGACGAATTTATGGGGGATGTAGAGATTGATCCGTTTAATGAAGAGTTGTCGCTTGAAAGCTTGACCGATATCAAGGCCCCGAGTATAACCGAATGGATTGTCCAGCCGGCTGTTTCCAGATCTATCGCAagagaattgaaatcatttttgTTGGAATATACCGACGATAAAGGTAGATCGGTGTATGGTGCCAGAATTCGTACTCTAGGTGAAGTCAATGCTGAATCATTGGAGGTTTCTTATGACCATTTGGCGGATTCGAAGGCTATATTGGCGTTATTTTTGGCTACATCACCAACTGAAATGTTGAAGATCTTTGATATCGTTGCTATGGAAGCTACCGAATTACATTATCCTAACTATTCacaaattcatcaagaaattcacGTCAGAATTTCCAACTTCCCAAACCACTTAAACTTAAGAGATCTTAGGGAAAGTAACCTTAATAATTTGGTGAAAATAAGTGGTGTTGTTACTAGAAGAACAGGTGTCTTTCCACAATTAAAATACGTGAAGTTTGATTGTCTTAAATGTGGTGTTGTATTGGGACCTTTCATTCAAGATTCAAACACAGAAGttaaaatttcattctGTACTAATTGTCACGTTAAGGGTCCGTTTAGAATTAATTCCGAGAAAACATTATACCGTAATTACCAAAGAATTACCTTACAGGAAGCACCTGGTACTGTTCCAGCTGGTAGATTACCAAGACACAGAGAAATTGTCTTGTTATGGGATCTTGTCGATGCTGCTAAGCCAGGTGAAGATATAGAAGTAACCGGTATttacaaaaataattatgatgGTCAGTTAAATGCTAAAAATGGTTTCCCTGTGTTTGCCACGGTGATTGAGGCTAACTCGATCAGAAGAAAGGAAAGCAGTGTATCTGGGGATGGTGTTATAAATTCGTGGACTGAGGAGGATGAAAGAGAATTCAGAAAGTTATCACAAGAGCGCGGTATTATTGACAAAATAATAGCGTCTATGGCTCCTTCGATATATGGGCATAAGGATATTAAAACAGCTTTAGCGTGCTCATTATTTGGGGGTGTTCCAAAAGACGTCAATGGTAAACATTCTATTAGAGGTGATATAAACGTCTTATTACTAGGTGATCCTGGTACAGCCAAATCGCAAATCTTGAAGTATGCGGAAAAGACTGCAAATAGAGCTGTTTTTGCAACCGGTCAAGGTGCTTCTGCTGTTGGGTTGACAGCATCGGTCCGTAAGGATCCAATTACAAGAGAATGGACTTTGGAGGGCGGTGCCTTGGTTCTTGCAGATAAAGGTACATGtcttattgatgaatttgataagatGAATGATCAAGATAGAACCTCTATTCACGAAGCTATGGAACAACAATCCATTTCTATTTCTAAGGCAGGTATTGTTACTACATTACAAGCTAGGTGTGCAATTATAGCTGCTGCCAATCCTAATGGTGGTAGATATAATTCTACATTGCCACTTTCACAAAACGTGGATTTAACCGAACCTATCTTATCGagatttgatattttatgtGTTGTAAGGGATTTGGTCAATCCTGAACTGGACGAAAGATTAGCAAACTTCGTTGTTGATTCACATATGAGATCTCATCCATCGCATGCAGAAGATCTAGAAGATGACGACGATGATTTAAACCaagatgatgacgaagcCATGGATGACGAGCAACCAGAAAACACCCCTACAAGACCAACCAATAGAAAACAAACTAGAAAACAAAAGATTAACCAATTGAACAAGGAAAGAGAAAGTGAAATCTCCCCCATTTCCCAGGATCTTTTGGTCAAGTACTTGAACTACGCTCGTATAAAGATTCATCCTAAATTGCATCAAATGGACATGGATAAAGTCTCCAGGGTCTATGCGGATCTAAGAAGAGAATCCATTTCAACTGGTTCATTTCCTATCACGGTGCGTCACTTGGAAAGTATATTACGTATTGCCGAATCCTTTGCTAAGATGAGATTGTCGGATTTCGTGAGTCAAAGTGACTTGAACAGGGCAATTAAAGTCAGTATCGATAGTTTTGTTGGAACTCAAAAGGTTACTGTTCGTAGACAATTACAGAAATCGTTTATGAAGTATACGTTACCAACCAGACGAAGTTAA
- a CDS encoding 40S ribosomal protein S30 (highly similar to uniprot|Q12087 Saccharomyces cerevisiae YOR182C RPS30B Protein), with protein MGKVHGSLARAGKVKSQTPKVDAQEKPKKPKGRAYKRLLYTRRFVNVTLTNGKRKMNPSPASQ; from the exons ATG GGTAAAGTTCACGGTTCTTTAGCTCGTGCTGGTAAAGTTAAGTCTCAAACTCCAAAAGTTGACGCTCAAGAAAAGCCAAAGAAGCCAAAGGGTAGAGCTTACAAGCGTTTATTATACACTAGAAGATTCGTTAACGTTACTTTGACTAACGGTAAGAGAAAGATGAATCCATCCCCAGCTTCTCAATAA
- a CDS encoding DEHA2F21604p (similar to uniprot|Q05874 Saccharomyces cerevisiae YLR285W NNT1 Putative nicotinamide N-methyltransferase) encodes MSDDEFIDTGLFAEPEGFTPPPPPPHFAKYQRKNKTDPAELNLRLVGKSPLWGHLLWNAGVFTADYLDKHADELVTGKDVLELGAAAGLPSLICGINKCNRVVCTDYPDPDLISNIQHNFDHCQGLDLSKTVVKGFIWGADAKPLMDDSEKEIQNEDKFDLVILSDLVFNHTEHLKLLKTCRDTVKKNGKCLVVFSPHRPKLLENDLEFFRTCEDFQFKAEKIDLVTWKPMFEEDDESIDIRARVYSFFLVPQW; translated from the coding sequence ATGTCTGATGATGAGTTTATAGATACGGGGTTATTTGCTGAACCCGAAGGATTCActccaccaccaccaccaccacaTTTTGCTAAGtatcaaagaaagaataaaacTGATCCAGCAGAGCTCAATTTGAGACTTGTTGGCAAGTCACCATTATGGGGCCATTTACTTTGGAATGCAGGTGTATTTACAGCTGATTATCTTGATAAACATGCGGACGAGTTGGTGACTGGAAAAGATGTTTTAGAGTTGGGTGCAGCAGCTGGGTTGCCATCATTGATTTGCGGAATTAACAAATGTAATAGAGTAGTCTGTACTGATTACCCAGACCCTGATTTGATCTCAAATATCCAGCATAACTTTGACCATTGCCAGGGGCTTGACTTATCGAAGACTGTGGTAAAAGGGTTTATATGGGGAGCTGATGCTAAACCATTAATGGATGACAGCGAGAAGGAAATACAAAATGAGGACAAATTTGATTTGGTTATTTTGTCAGACTTGGTATTCAACCACACCGAACacttgaaattgttgaaaactTGTAGAGATACAGTAAAGAAGAATGGGAAGTGCTTAGTGGTATTTTCTCCCCACAGACCAAAGTTATTGGAAAATGatttagaatttttcaggACATGTGAAGACTTCCAGTTCAAGGCCGAAAAAATTGACTTAGTTACTTGGAAGCCTATgtttgaagaagatgatgaatcCATCGATATTAGAGCCAGGGTCTATTCGTTCTTCTTGGTGCCACAATGGTAA
- a CDS encoding DEHA2F21648p (similar to CA4599|IPF2200 Candida albicans IPF2200), with product MAIYISDKRIRPGRLVLLILGVLFGLYILKNLPSNTDSHVSSEVTDIGDFVQFTKDKSQLKEELKYSENSVDIKEIGEVTEELLKKMDKKTHKCPDYVEYSQFKHPPFSNGKYQYPYMRPAPKCRTFRSEAVEQVINDLKNKVESRDLARLIENCLPNTLDTTILWHISSLESKQVDEPHSFVVTGDIHAEWLRDAARQLSVYQPLIKYDKQLKELVRGAINTQAFYIINSPYCNAFHPPPGSGVKRGNTAVDQVFPRPDWRQVFECKYELDSLASFLTLTNEYYENSGGDLSFLNDRWLKAYERILIVLKRESQPSFDKETGQALSFYYSFQRQTQIGSETLPLGGVGNPVNYATGLIRSAFRPSDDACILQFFIPANSHMLTELKKVRKNFLVSDKKPDRDLLPLISHTDAFIEKISEGIAKYGIVEHPVWGKVYAYEVDGYGGAIHMDDANIPSLLSLPDMGFIDVNDEVYQNTRKMILSKVGNPYYLTGTQFEGIGGPHIGIHNAWPMSLLVSIRTTDDDTEILNNLQLIMENTAELGLMHESVQVNSKKGKEFTRSWFAWCNSEFGKTIMYLAKHKPHLIFKKEFANKAYDINNALASLVD from the coding sequence ATGGCAATCTACATTTCTGATAAACGCATCAGACCTGGTCGATTGGTACTACTTATACTAGGCGTATTATTTggtttatatattttaaaaaatcTTCCATCCAATACAGATAGTCATGTAAGTTCAGAAGTTACAGACATCGGGgattttgttcaatttaCCAAAGATAAGAGCCAGTTAAAAGAGgagttgaaatattctgaaaATAGTGTTGATATTAAGGAAATTGGAGAGGTAACAGAAGaacttttgaaaaaaatggaTAAAAAAACTCACAAATGTCCAGACTATGTTGAATATTCACAGTTCAAACATCCACCTTTTTCCAATGGCAAGTATCAATACCCTTATATGAGGCCAGCACCAAAATGTCGGACATTCAGGTCAGAAGCGGTAGAACAAGTgattaatgatttgaaaaataagGTCGAAAGCAGGGATCTTGCTCGCTTAATAGAAAATTGTTTGCCCAACACTTTGGATACAACAATATTATGGCATATATCTTCGTTAGAGTCCAAGCAAGTGGACGAACCGCATTCATTTGTTGTTACTGGAGATATTCATGCCGAATGGTTGCGTGATGCTGCTAGACAATTATCGGTATATCAAccattaataaaatacGATAAGCAACTAAAAGAGTTAGTAAGAGGTGCAATCAATACACAGGCAttctatattattaattctcCTTATTGCAATGCATTTCACCCTCCCCCAGGATCTGGTGTTAAAAGAGGTAATACTGCAGTAGACCAAGTATTTCCAAGACCTGATTGGAGACAAGTATTCGAGTGTAAATATGAATTGGATTCATTAGCCTCATTCTTGACTTTGacaaatgaatattatgaAAACTCTGGAGGAGATTTATCTTTCCTCAATGACCGTTGGTTGAAAGCTTATGAAAGAATACTTATTGTATTAAAAAGGGAATCACAACCATCATTTGATAAGGAAACAGGTCAGGCTCTAAGCTTCTATTATTCCTTCCAAAGACAAACCCAAATTGGTTCTGAAACTCTTCCATTGGGAGGTGTGGGTAATCCAGTTAACTACGCTACAGGTTTGATTAGGTCCGCATTTCGTCCCTCCGATGATGCTTGTATATTGCAATTCTTCATCCCTGCAAATTCCCATATGTTAACAGAATTAAAGAAAGTTAGAAAGAATTTCTTAGTATCAGATAAGAAACCAGACAGAGACTTGTTGCCATTAATTAGTCATACAGATGCTTTCATAGAAAAAATATCTGAAGGTATTGCCAAATATGGCATTGTAGAGCACCCTGTGTGGGGCAAGGTTTATGCATATGAAGTTGATGGGTATGGAGGAGCCATTCACATGGATGATGCAAATATTCCATCATTGCTATCCTTACCAGACATGGGTTTCATTGATGTTAATGATGAAGTTTATCAGAATACTagaaaaatgatattatcTAAAGTTGGTAATCCATATTACTTAACGGGAACTCAATTCGAAGGTATTGGTGGCCCTCATATTGGTATACACAATGCATGGCCAATGTCTTTGTTAGTAAGTATTAGAACAACGGATGATGATACAGAAATCTTGAACAACTTACAACTTATCATGGAAAATACTGCTGAATTAGGTTTGATGCACGAAAGTGTTCAAGTTAATTCAAAGAAGGGCAAAGAATTTACAAGATCCTGGTTTGCATGGTGCAATTCAGAGTTTGGAAAGACTATTATGTATTTAGCAAAGCATAAACCACATCTAATATTTAAGAAAGAGTTTGCAAATAAAGCATATGATATTAACAATGCTTTGGCGTCCTTGGTTGATTAA